Sequence from the Aquimarina sp. Aq107 genome:
CCTTTGGATACATTTATACTCTGTATCTCATCAGATTTTAGCTTTTTTACTTCTTTTTTACTGGCTTCTTTTCCATCGATAATGTATAAAGGGTCTTTATCAGAATCACTATCAAAATCAAAAAGCGTTTTGCTGCCGTCGGAGTGAAAAGATAAATGACTTTGATTATCATCAGTTTCTATAAAAATTGTATTTTTTCCATCTTTTTTTCGTGATACTTTTCTTTTTTTCTTTTTATCACCTTCTACAATAAAAATACTTTCTTTATCATCATCAGAATTAATTTCTATAATTTGTGTATCACTATGTTTACTTCCTTTACTCTTGCTAATCCAAATGTTATTGTTAGATTGTCCGATGTTTATTTTGTCTTCTTTACTATCATAGGATAAAACGAATGGTGTAATTGGAGAATCATTTGATAATGAAAAATTGGTATTACTTTTTTTAGAGGATACATCAACGCTGATGCTATTGATGTCATTGTTGTTGTCACGTTTGACTTCACTAAAAATTACTGTTACATCATATTCATTTTTTAAAATCCGCTTTATTTTTTCTAGGTCTTTTTTTGTGGATTTCTTATTGATTACAAACTCAATCGTATTTTTCTTACTTTTTACAAGGACTTCTTTTTTTACATCTGTTTCGTTTTCTTCAGTTTTTTCTTGTTTAGGAAACTTAGTTGATAGGATTGCTTTTTCTTTATTAGGTGTATTGTTGTTCGGGTATTCTTTTTTAGAATCCTCTTTCTTTTCTATAGGGAATTTCTCCTTTTTAATAATATTATCAGTCTCATTAGGTACTATATCTTCTATAGTAGTTGTAGCTTGATCAGAAGTGTTGTTTTGGATATATTGTATTTCTGTTTTAGTATTAAAGCTCCATAAAAATAAACTTAGAAGTGGTAAGATGATTGTTGCTTTCCATAGATTTTGATTTTTTGATTCTTTTTTGTTTAACATAACGATTCGTTTTTTGATTAATGATTGATAAAAATTATTAGTGATTGATGAATAATTATTTGATGATACTTTGACCAGTGTTAACTGATATTCTTTTTTTGAAGGGATATCTCGAACAGCCTCTTGATCTGCGATAAATTCTAAATTTTGTTGTAAACTTTTTTTGTATATCCAGGAAAAAGGATTGATCCACTGAAATATCACAAAAATATTAGCGATCAGTATATCCAGTGTGTGATATTGTTTAGCATGAATTTTTTCATGTTTTATGATCATTTCTAATTCTTTAGACTCGTGTAAAGTGGGATTAAATATGATGTATTTAAAGAAAGAAAATGGAGCAATATCTTCTTCGGTTTTTAAGAAAGAAAACCCATTATTTCGTTTATTAGGACTTTTTTTAAATATCCTTTGTAAGGATACAAGTTGAAAAATAAATCGTATCAATAAAATGGAGGTAATAGTGATATATATGCTAAAGACTATAACCCACCAGTCTATCGGCGTTGTCTGATTTTCGGGAGTAGAAGTAGTTGAAGAGTTAACTTCTATTATTTGAAAATTAGGTTGTTCTATAAATTCTATTGCTGTGAATTCTAAGAGTGGCAGTAATAGAGCGCTTACAATTCCTGTAAGTAAGAAGTGTCTATTAACTGTAAAGAAAGTGTCCTTTCTTAAAAGAAAAAAATAAACAAGGTAAAATAAGGATAATACAATACTGGACTTAACTAAATAGATTAAAAAAGCTTCCATAAGTTTATTTTTTTTGTTCGATTACATCTAAAATCTCTCTTAACTCTTCTGCGGTGATTTTTTCTTCTTTAGCGAAAAAAGAAACCATGTTCTTGTAAGAGTCATTAAAGTATTGGCTCATCGCTTTACTAACAAAGTTGTTTCTGTACATTTCTTTTGTGATAATAGGGAAGTATTGGTGTGTTTTCCCATATGCTTTATGATCAATGTATCCTTTTTCCTCTAGATTTCTTATGATAGTTGATACCGTATTATAATGAACAGTGTTGTTTAATTCAGCTTGAACCTCTTTAGCAAAAGCTTTTTCTAATTTCCATAGCGCTTGCATAATCTCCTCTTCCTTATTAGTAAGTTTTTCCATTTTATTTTTTTAGATGAGTTCAAATATATAACTACATAATTAGTTTCACAACTATTTTTATAGTTATTTAACTATTTTAATAGTTTTCGTTTGCTTTTTAAGCAGAATTGCTACTAAAAAATGATTGTTATATTCATTAGATATGGTATACTTATTTTATATTCGCAAACAAATTAACAGCATATGATTCAGAGTATACTTTTTGTAATTATAGGATTTGTACTTCTTGTAGTTGGAGGAGAGTATTTAGTGCGTTCTTCGGTAGCATTGTCGTTTAGATTAAAGCTTTCAAAAATGGTGATAGGCCTTACAGTAGTATCTTTTGCTACTTCTGCGCCAGAGTTGTTAGTTAGTTTACAGGCTGCTTTAGGAGGCTCTGCTGATCTTTCTTTGAGTAATGTGATTGGATCAAATGTTGCTAATATAGGGTTGGTTTTAGGTATAACTGCATTGATTGGTCCATTGGCTATAGATAAAGATTTTTATAAGTTTAATTGGCCAGTGATGATGCTTTTGTCTTTAGTGCTTTATTTTTTCTTAGATAATGATGGTGTTCTTACCAGAGTTGAAGGAGGAGTGTTACTAGGATCACTTTTTGTGTATATGTTTTTGTTGATAAGAAGAGCAAGAAAGCACGCCGATAAAACGGCAGAAGATGTTGATGATTCGTTAGAAAAGATATCTAATTTTAAAATGATTCTCTGGTTGCTCATTGGTGGTGTAGCTTTGTATTTTGGTTCGGAGTTGTTAGTAGAAGGAGCCAAGGATATAGCAACTAGAATGGGAGTTAGTGAAGCTGTGATTGGTCTTACGATGGTTGCAATTGGGACTAGTGTTCCTGAATTGGCGGCTTCAGTAATTGCAGCGTTGAAACAAGAAAAAGCAATTTCTCTAGGCAATCTTATAGGCTCTAATATTTTTAATATAGCTTCAGTTTTAGGTGTTACTTCTTTAATTCAACCTATCGCTGTAACAGATACTCGTTTAATGAATATAGATATATTTTGGATGTTAGGATTTGCAATGATTCTATTGCCTTTGGCATTTATTCCTAAAAAAATGGTTTTAGGTAGACCAAAAGGTTTTTTGATCTTTTCTTGTTATTGCGTTTTTATTGCCTTAGTTTTTTTGAAGTAGGTAATTCTTTTATGTTAGCTTAATGGTGTCTGTCAGTTTGTTTTAGGATAATTTATTTGCTGTCGATTGATTTTTGCTTGTAATAGAAATTTACATACATATATAGATGAGGGATGTGTTTTATTGTTTCTTATATAATCTTTTGTTTTAATGATTAATTAGGATAACAGTATTGTAAATCTGTATTTTGTTCAGAAA
This genomic interval carries:
- a CDS encoding M56 family metallopeptidase; this translates as MEAFLIYLVKSSIVLSLFYLVYFFLLRKDTFFTVNRHFLLTGIVSALLLPLLEFTAIEFIEQPNFQIIEVNSSTTSTPENQTTPIDWWVIVFSIYITITSILLIRFIFQLVSLQRIFKKSPNKRNNGFSFLKTEEDIAPFSFFKYIIFNPTLHESKELEMIIKHEKIHAKQYHTLDILIANIFVIFQWINPFSWIYKKSLQQNLEFIADQEAVRDIPSKKEYQLTLVKVSSNNYSSITNNFYQSLIKKRIVMLNKKESKNQNLWKATIILPLLSLFLWSFNTKTEIQYIQNNTSDQATTTIEDIVPNETDNIIKKEKFPIEKKEDSKKEYPNNNTPNKEKAILSTKFPKQEKTEENETDVKKEVLVKSKKNTIEFVINKKSTKKDLEKIKRILKNEYDVTVIFSEVKRDNNNDINSISVDVSSKKSNTNFSLSNDSPITPFVLSYDSKEDKINIGQSNNNIWISKSKGSKHSDTQIIEINSDDDKESIFIVEGDKKKKRKVSRKKDGKNTIFIETDDNQSHLSFHSDGSKTLFDFDSDSDKDPLYIIDGKEASKKEVKKLKSDEIQSINVSKGKENVMKYGKKGEDGVIHITTKKKTKKETGFDIRIDKKDIQIGSSNDNEPKPLIFINGKESKYGELTKINPDNIASVNVYKSLKAITKFGSKGENGVVEVILKK
- a CDS encoding BlaI/MecI/CopY family transcriptional regulator, which encodes MEKLTNKEEEIMQALWKLEKAFAKEVQAELNNTVHYNTVSTIIRNLEEKGYIDHKAYGKTHQYFPIITKEMYRNNFVSKAMSQYFNDSYKNMVSFFAKEEKITAEELREILDVIEQKK
- a CDS encoding calcium/sodium antiporter is translated as MIQSILFVIIGFVLLVVGGEYLVRSSVALSFRLKLSKMVIGLTVVSFATSAPELLVSLQAALGGSADLSLSNVIGSNVANIGLVLGITALIGPLAIDKDFYKFNWPVMMLLSLVLYFFLDNDGVLTRVEGGVLLGSLFVYMFLLIRRARKHADKTAEDVDDSLEKISNFKMILWLLIGGVALYFGSELLVEGAKDIATRMGVSEAVIGLTMVAIGTSVPELAASVIAALKQEKAISLGNLIGSNIFNIASVLGVTSLIQPIAVTDTRLMNIDIFWMLGFAMILLPLAFIPKKMVLGRPKGFLIFSCYCVFIALVFLK